The Candidatus Bathyarchaeum sp. genome contains the following window.
CGCTCCATTTCTCCCTCGCTCAATTCTTTTGGGTTGCAGATGACTCCGCCTTTTCCTCCACCCAAAGGTAAACCTAAAAGAGAACATTTCCAAGTCATCCACGCTGCGAGGGCCCTGACTGTATCTATTGTTTCGTCAGGATGAAAACGAATTCCCCCTTTGGTGGGACCTAAGGCGTCGTTGTATTGAACGCGGAATCCTTGGAACACTTTGATTTCGCCGTTATCCATTCTAACTGGGATTGATACGTGTAGTTCACGCATTGGATGCCTAAGCATTTCATGAACATCAGATTTTAAGTTGAGTATCTTTGCACAGTCAGCTAACTGTTTTGTTGCAATTTCAAACGAATTTTCTTTTGCCATATTTTTACCACCATAACTAAGTTGTGTGCGCCGAATGATTGGCGACTTTTTTTATGCTTTTGAAACTTAGCGAAGTTTCTACAGGGCAGTCTTTGGGGAATGTAATTTCGTACACATCGGTTGTGTTGCAGTTTTCGCACCTCAACGGTCTCCATCTGCACGCAAAACAGTTTTCTGACTCCATACCGATGCGAAGACACATGTCTTCACAACCTTCTTTGTGTCCAACAATTACTCCAACAAATTCGATCCAAGTTTTTCCACAATGAATGCAAGTGAACCTTTTTTTGATCAGTTTACCTGTTTTTTTCCTGTTTTCTATCTCCTTGATTACTTCAGTAATTTCCAAGAGACTAACCCCACGTCATAAGCATATTGAGTAAATATTTATGTATTTTGTTCGTTTATTATGATTGAAAATTGACAGTATAAGAAAAATTTGTTGAAATATTATATTTTGTTTGGATGGGTAAAGAATGCTATGTTTGGTCGACATTTTAAGATTTTTAATCAAAAATGATATACTTTAAAACACTGATGTATTACTGTCGAAAGAGAAGGGCGTATTGATGGGAAAATTAAAGGTCGACCAGATTGACCGTAATTTAATTAGAGCCTTGCAAAAAGATGCACGAACCAATTTTGCAGATATTGCACGAGATTGTGAAGTATCAACAGATACTATCAGCAAAAGATTCAGAAAACTGGAAAAGGCTGGCATCATAAAAGGAACTACCGTACTTTTGAACCCAAAAAGTTTTGGAAATGAGTGTGTAGGAAGTTTCGGTGTTGATGTTAGTTATCCTCACTTGAAGGCCGTTGTTGAAACGATACAAAAGATACCTGAAGTAGTCATTTGTACCACCTCAATGGGTAAACATGACATATTTTGTATTGCTGTACTCAAAAATGTTGGAAGATTGAGCCAAGTAAAGGATTTGATAAAGAGGCATCCTGCAGTAAGGGCAGTCACTACAAGCATCTGGGTTGAGGAAATATTGTTGTGTCCTGAAAACTTTGAATTCCAAAAATTAGAGAGCTAGTGAACAAAATGGATGAAACTGATGCAACAATAATTAAATTACTCACAGCAGACGCGCGGACCTCTTTTAGAAAAATAGCACGAGAGCTTGGGGTTTCTCCAGATACTGTGATAAGCAGATATCAAGCTTTACGCGAACAAGGAGTAATTCGAGGATCAACTGTAGTCCTTGACCCAAAAAAAATTGGATACAAGGGCATGGCGGCATTTACAATAGACACCTCGCCTACGAACGTGATAGCTACGGAATCATCTGCATCTGAAGATTCATCATACATTTTAGAAACTTTGATCAAAATGCCTGACATAATTTTGGCGACCAAGACAGTTGGTGACCATGACATGTTGGCCATCGCAGTAATCAAAGACGTGGAACACCTGATTGAAACCGGTGGAAACATAGCAAAAATATCAGGAGTAAAAGATTTGCAGGTATCATTCTGGGTTGAAAAAGCAGAACTTCACCCAAAATACTTCATAATTTGACCAAGAGTACCCGTGATTCTTTTTCGAAACTGCTTTCAAAATCGTGGTTAGCAATAAAGTAAGTCCAAACTTATTAGCAGAATACTATAGAAATGCAATGTAGAAAAAACCTTTTTTAGAAAAATAAAACCTTAAAACCTCTGCTGAGGTCAGATGTGTCTTGTCAATAGTTAGTAAGTGCTAGATGAAAGTTTTTCTCAAATTTTTTTAACAAAAAATCCTTTATTGGTAATAATGAAACAAGTCTTTGTGCTTAACAGAATGAAACCAATCAGAACAGCAGCTACTCCCAGCGACAATGGTGTTGATTCTTCAGGCAACAAAAACAGTCAGAATGAAGATTGTGAAAATAAAAAAAATGAACTGAGTTTTCATGCAGACCTTATTCGGGCTGTGGGTATGTTTTTGGTTATTTTGCTTCATTCTGCGGTGGAACCTCATCCCATAGTTACTGTACCAGACCAAGCTGAAGTGATTCGTTGGTGGACAGTCACCATCTATGATACGTTATCTCAACCCGGTGTACCTTTGTTTGTTCTAATCAGCGGCGCGTTATTGCTACAGCCTTACAAAAAAGAGCCCCTGAAAGTTTTTCTTAAAAAACGAATAAACAGAATTGCACTGCCTTTCTTGTTTTGGAGCGCAGTTTATTTTGTCTACAGGTTCGCAGTTCTTAATGAAATCCTTACTGTTACGTCAATAATTCATGGACTGCAAACCGGAGCCTTTTACCACTTCTGGTTCATTTACATGATTTTTGGAATCTACTTAATCACCCCATTTCTACGATTAGTAATTGCCAACGCAAGCCGAAGCTTACTCAAATACGGACTGGTTCTGTGGTTTTTTGCCACCGGAATAATCCCAGTAATCGGACTGTTTGACAGCAACATCCTAGGCAACAGGGTCTTTTTGCACCTTGAATGGGTAGGATACTTTGTTCTTGGATATTACTTACTCAAAACCAAAATCAAACCCCGATACATTTACACCGCACTTTTCGGAGGAATCATCTACACCTTGATAGCCACATACCTAATCCAGCTCACCCTAGGAGGAGCAAAAAGCTTCTTTTTCGCAGAACCCGAAACCGCAAACATGATAGTAATCTCAACTGCCATGTTCTTGCTACTACGAAACGTTTCAGCAACCAAATTCCAAAACAGATTCCCAAAAATCACCAAACTAGTGCGCCTAATCAGCCAAAACACACTACCAATTTACTTGATGCACATAATAGTTCTAGAAACCTTCCAAAATGGCTACCTTGGAATCCAAATAAGCGTAAACACCCTCACCCCCGCATGGGAAATCCCAGTCCTCGCAGTAATAGCCCTTTTCATCTGCCTTGGAATCGCATTGGGGCTAAAAAAAATACCAATCCTGCGAAAAATGATTGGCTAAAATGCCAAGTTGGCATTAATAGTTGCACATATTAGCATACTAAAAGTAGTTCTATGTTGAAAAAGGCTTTTTTTCTAAACATCCAAGAGAACAATAGAATTTTTCCTTAGAACCACGAACACACAAGGGTGTAGAATGCACACAAGAAAATGGAGCAAATGATTGGGGGAAACGCTGACGATTAACTATTATGAAACTTGCACGAACTCACATCTGATTCTGAATATGAAAATAAAATAGTTCTGAATTTCAAATATAGTTTAGTGTTTTCTGGTTGACTGGAACAATTAATGGAAAAACATTAACAAAAAAAACGGCCACTGATTCTGTTTTTGTGTTCTTTAGAATGAGTAAAGTATAAACATGTGTACACCTAGTCAAAGGAACGAGGATTTAAATTGCCTGCAATAGAAGTAGGAAAAATTTGCGTTAAAGTTGTAGGGCGAGAAGCAGGAAAAAAATGCGTTATCGTAGACGTAGTTGACAAAAACTTTGCACTAATCACTGGACCTAAAGAAGTAACAGGCATAAAACGACGACGAGCAAACGTAGAACATTTGCAACCAACCAAAGACTGCGTAGAAATAAAACGAGGCGCAACCGACGACGAAATCACTGAAGCACTAAAGACAGCGGGCATACTCAGCTCAATGCTATAGTCGCCCGAACCTAACTCTTTTTTCCGTTTGGAGAAATGACATGCGAACAATTAACGAACCTTGGGAAATTAAACGAAGTCTGGTAATCAAGACCGAAGAACCAACCGACCCAAATTTTGGTCACAAACCCGAAGAACGCCCAATCAAACAATACCTGCAGTTTGGCATAATCAACGTGGACAAACCTTCGGGACCTTCAAGCCACGAAGTCACTGCATGGCTTAAACGCATACTTGGTCTTGAACGCGCTGGTCACGGCGGGACCCTTGAGGCTCTAGATTAGCCGGGGAAATCCCAAAGTCACTGGCGTTTTACCCCATGCCTTAGATGATGCTACAAAGGTCATTCAGGCACTGTTACTGGCAGGCAAAGAATACGTCTGCATTATGAGGCTGCATTCTCAGGTTTCAGAAAAACGAGTAAAAGAAGTCCTAGAAGAATTCCAAGGGCCCCTCTACCAGCGACCCCCTGTTCGTTCTGCAGTTAAACGCCAATTAAGAATACGAACAATCTATTACAATGACTTTATCGAAATGAACGAAAAAACCGTCCTATTCAAAGTTGGATGCGAAGCCGGAACCTACATCCGAAAACTTTGCTACGACATGGGCGAAGTCCTAGGATGTGGCGCCCACATGCAAGAATTACGGCGAACCCGAGTTGGTCCCTTCATAGAAGACGAAAGCCTAGTTACCCTTCATGACATAACTTATCTTTACAACAAATACAAAGAAACAAAAGATGAAAACATTCTGCGAAAATTTGTTTCTCCCATGGAAAAAGCCCTTAAACAATTACCCAAAATGTACGTCCGCGATACTGCAGTAGACGCCCTTTGCCACGGAGCCCATCTAACCGCACCCGGAGTGTTGTCATTGGATGCGGGAATCAAAATTGATGATACCGTTGCTGTGTTCAGCCAAAAAGGAGAAGCCATCAGTTTAGCAAAAGCGGTGGTGTCCACAGAAAATGTGCTTACAATGGACCATGGGTTTGTCGCAAAAACACTACGTGTAATGATGCCACGGGGAATTTATCCTAAAAAGTGGCACAGCAAACAGTAGTAGATGATTTTTTCCGAAAAGGCTAAAAAACAGGTCTGTTGCTATTCTACAGTTGTGCCGAGGTCTCCTAGAGCAACAGTGTTGCGGGAAATCTGGTAGGGAGCAGATTCCATCTTTGGAAGCATAAGCCTGGAACTTCTCCGACTACGGAAAGCCTGTGATCCATTGGGTCGCGAGGGTTCAAATCCCTCCCTCGGCGCCACAATGAAATTTTTGATTTTTGGTTCAATTCACTTTGGCAGAATCTAAGAAATTGTTAAACTGCCGTATTTTGTTCCTCCAGTTAGGTGCCTCCGATGTAAACGGTGTATGTCCCATCTTCAAGAGGCTGGAGAAGTGAAAACTAAAGATTGATACGATTTTGCGGGATTGAAAGTCAGCACGTTTTTTCCATATTCATTTTGAATGTTCACTAACACGTTGTCAGACATTGTGGAACCAAAACATAGGCTTGCTACAGTTTGAGCGGTTGAGCCAGATGCTTGTGCCATATCAGTTGCACACACCGCAAGTAGTGTTCCGCCATTTGATGTAAATGTAGTAGTCACCTACTGTTTCAAAACCACCGCCACCATCGCGTTCTGGTCTTCCATCCATGAAGTCTTCATTACCTGTAGTTCTGCATGTCACGTTGATTTTATCGTCTGAGCATCAGACGTGTTAACGGGACAGTTACATCATCAGTTGAATCATCATTCATAACTGGGGTATTGTGTCATTGTTCGATTCAGCAAGGAATAGCTTCTTCGCCCAAATTTAAGCTGAAGCGTTCAGCTACAACTACAATTATACAGATAGCACCAACAAGATATGGTAAACTTTTGATTCATCATTTTTCCATCATCAAGTATCAAATTTAGAGAAACCAACTAAGCGAATTTCACTTCTGCAATGTTGACATTGAAGAAGCAGTTCTTCTAAAGACTCGTCATTAACCGTTGTTCCCAAAATACAGTAATTGTCTTCAGTTTCATCACTAGGAGACAACAGTAATCCACATCGTGGGCACAAAAAATCCCCATTGCTCCGAGTCAAAGACAAATCTATAACATAATGCAATCGCTGTTTTACAGTTACTTCTTTAGATACACTCATAGGTAACCCACAAACAGTAGTCACCAAGTCCTTTTAGAAAACAGTTTTTCAGAATTTGTTCCTATTTTCTCTACAATCCACGAGTCCAAGGTACATAGTTTTGGGCACAACATCAAATAGAAAAAATATCGCAATTAGTAAACAAAAAACAGCCAATTATTATAGAAGCCTACAAGTTAAAAATGGGCTTTCATTTGAAGGCTTTTTCGATTAATTTAAGTTTTCTGAGAAGCTCCTTATCTTCAATTTCTGATTTATCAAAATTTTTCTTTTTTGTGGTAGAGTCAGAGACGGTGTAAAGTTGCCAATTTGTTGTGTTTTTCATAGTTTTCACCATCTGAAAATACATCAAGATTTTTTAATTATATATTAATACTTACTATACACTATATTTTAATATTTTGGAACAACCGGAAAAAACAAACACAAAAGCACAGTCTCCAACACAACCACAGTAAAAGCAACAATAACACTTCACGTAAGAAGTAATCTCATGGTTGAGATACGCTTTTTTATTAGATTAGGTTATTGATGAAAAAGGTGTAAAAAATTCATGATGAATGTTGGCGTAGTTGGCTGCGGGTTTATTTCTGGAATACACGTTAATGCATGGCGAGACGCTGGAGTTAATGTAGTAGCAGCATGTGACTTGAACGAAAAACTGGCAAAGGAGTTCACCAAAAACTGGAACATTCCATCATATTACACTAGTTTGCCTGAAATGCTCAAAAACGAAAAACTTTCTGCAATCTCAGTTTGTGTTCCACCGAAATTTCATGCAGATGTAGCCATAGAAGCATTGAAGTCAAACTGTCACATAGTAGTTGAAAAACCATTCACAATAACCACAGATGATGCAGAACGCCTGCTTGGTGCTTTGCAAAAATCTTCTAGAAAAATGACCATAATTCATAGTCAACTTTTTGAGCATTCCATTTTTAGTGCCATGAATAAAGTGAAAGCAGGTGAGATAGGTCAAGTTATAGGCATGGATGTTTCTGTTTTGCATAGTCCAGACGAAATCATGGCAGGGGACAAAAATCATTGGTGCCATAAACTTCCAGGGGGCAGATTTGGGGAAAACTTGCCCCATCCTGTATATCTTCTTCAAGAGTTTTTGGGGAACCTCGAAATAAAATCGATATTAACAGATAAAATTGGTCCGAACCCATGGATGCCTATTGATGAATTGCGAGTGACCCTAGAGGCAGAAAAAAACAAGTTTGGAACAATTAACATCAGCTTCAACGCAGCAGGTCATGACAGAACCGTGGTTCATACAGACATTTATGGCACAAATGGCACAATTCATGCAGACATTTATCCAGTAAGCAGTTTACTTGTTTCAAAACCCGGAAGAGGAGTACTACATTTTGATAACGTTAAACATCAAGCCAAAATCTGGGGCGCATATATTAAAAACATCATTTTAAAACGAACAGGCCCAAGAAACTACAGCATTTCACATGTAAGAATCATCAAAGCGTTTGTGGACAGTCTTTCAGGAAAAGGAGAACCTTTGGTTACTCCAGAAATGGGCTACGAAAACGTCAAAGTTGTAGAAGAAATCTGTAAACAAATAGATGCAATAACGCAGAAAGAAAACCCGAAAAAATAAGAAACACGGAATGGGGGAGCCAAACAACTTTTGTAAAGTTGAAGAGCCCCACCATGAAAAAACTTAGTTTGATTTGCGCAGCACATGTTTAACGCTTTTTTCGGTCTCCACATGAACCAAACGATGAACTTTACCACATATCGGACAAGACAAAGTATGTCCAGTGTCGATTTCTCGTTTAGGAGCTTTCTTTTTTGCTAAAATAGATTGCTGTTTTTCTTTGAGTGCATCTTCAGGCGACAAATCAGAAATCCCCCATGCACGTTCAAGAACAAAAAGGGTTACAAGTTCTTTTTCGCTATCAGCTTTATGTAAAGTAACCAAAAATTTTCCAGGTGCTTTTTTGCCTGTTGCGGCTTCGTATGATTTGATTTCATAGTTGTCTTTGATTACTGCAGGAATTTCATCCATAGTGGCAACGACGTTTCGTTTAAGTTTGCGGTTATCGTCCAACTCAGTTAAAGAGATTACATCATACAGCATTCCATCAATTTGACTGACTTGAAAAAGCATAGTTTTTCCTTCTAACTGCGAGAAAAGAAGGCCAGCAGGACATTTTACCGCTTTAAGGGTGATTTTTCCTTGTTCTTTGTCATTGCAAAGTTTGAATAACCATTCACCAGTAAGAAAATCTTTAACCCGATAAAAGGTCACCTCACCAGTTCTTAGCTGACGTAGACTCATATCATACCATGCATCTTCAGGTCTTTTTTCAACTATTCGGACTTTAATATGTTTTAAAAACTGCAAAGTAATCATGCACCACTAACTGTATTGTATTTCGTGCAGATTAACATTTTTGAAAAAATGCTCAGAATAAAAATATTGATTCAAAATTTAATTAGAAAATAAAACAAAAAAAGGAAAAGGGAAAAAAATTCCCTAAGGGTTGTTTAGGTTAGCCTGCGATTTTTTGGCGTATGGTAATAACAGCAAAGATTGCTGCTACTGCTGCAACTAGCGCTAGAACTACTGCGATCCATGCAGGAGTATTGTCAACATTACCTGTAATATCAGATATGTCTGCTTTGAGTGTACCAACATCAGTTTTGATTGTTGCTACATCGCCATCAATACTTGTGATAGTTCCTTCAAGATCTCCAAGAGTAGTGCTTACGGTTGCGACGTCACCAGCTACTGCAGTCACTGTTGCTTCCAGAGTGTCAACACTTGCTGTTAATGTTCCAAGGTTAGTCTTGATTGTAACCAGATCGGATGTAAGGCTTGATATGTCCAAGTTGGAAACAATTGTGTATACGTCACCGACATCTGTGGTGATTGTTGCGACTCCATTGGATATACTTGTAATTTTGGCATCCAAATCTTCTATACTGTCAAGAACTGCTTGCATGTCAGCTTCAGTTGAAACTGTGAACGAATTAGTTTCCACAATGTTTGCTCTGCTGCTAGAGGTGTAAGCGGTGAAGTTCCATGTTCCAGTTGGAGCGTCTGCAGGTAGTGGTAGAACAACAAGATCAACAAAATCGTAGGGTACCATCCAAGTGTTCTTGTCAACTAATGCCCAATCCGCGACATCTATCCATTCAGCCCAGAATACTAAGCCTGCAGGGTCAACAATCTCGCAGTATAGGTCATCCATTGGTTCACTTGTGGCGTAAGCGTATAGGCTCATGTAATCATTTTGTGCATAATCGTTTGCGCGTGTCCTGATAATCATTACTGGTTCAGATACCTTGAAAGTTGCGCTGTCTTCAAGATCCTTAGCATCAGTTGCGGTTACAATATATGATCCATCGGCTACGTCTGGAACGTCAAAATATGTCGTGAATGAACCAACAGAATTTGCAGTGACTGTGGCTACCTCGTCGCCATCAAAGGTTATGGTAACTTCGGTGTATTTAGTGAACCATGTTCCAACTACTTCTACAGGGTCATCGACCACACCACTATTAGGATTCAACTCAATTGTGGGTTCTTGGATAAGTGTGAACGTTGCCCAAACTTGTATGTCGTCATCGTCTGCTTCTATGTTGTATGTTTTTCCTCCCAACGTAGGGTCAGGAAGTGTTGGTATTTCAATGGTCGTAGTGAATGTACCATCAGCACTGATTGGGAAATTGTTAGATAATGTAACATATTCACTGCCGCTTAGATACAAACGAATATCAACTGTGTCTCCTTCAAATCCTCTTCCGGAAACTTCTACAAGTGATTCCACATATGCTGTACTGGGAGATAGCGTTATGTATGCACCGACAGTAAGATCCAAGGCATAATAGTTTCCTTCGCCATCTGTAACTTCTATATTGTCGACTCCACTCTCAAGGTCTTCTGGAACTTCGAAAGTGAGTGAAAATGAACCAACATCATCAGTATTTGGAGTGTATGGACGAGTGCTCATTGTGTTCCAAGATGCGCCGTCATAATATTCGACTGTAATTTCCGAATCATCAGCGAAACCGTATCCCGTAATTGTTAATGTGTCACCTACAAGAGCGGTACCTCGTGAGAGACGTGCAACAGGTTCAATGGTGAAAATTATGGAATCGGTTGTACCTGCAGAAGCGTCTCTGACGATCACATAATGCTCGCCTTCGGTAGCTTCTGGAATACCAACATTTTCGAAGTTATAGTTGTTACCTGACGCGTAACCGCTAGCGATTAAGCCTGCGTTTCCATCCCAAGCATGAACTTCATCCCAGTAAATTTCAACTAATCCACCAATAGTGTCAATAGTACCAGAAATCTCCATTCCGTCCCAATCGTAGGGTGACCCACTGATTGGATTTATATTGATGTCCATAACTGCGCTTGCGAGTGGTAGAGCTGCTAGAATCATTGATAGTGTTAGTAATGTTACGAGAGATGTTGTGTATAATTTTTTGCTTATTTTTTGCATTTTTTTATTTTCTCCTTTAATTAATTAGGGGCGTCGCTGATGTTTATCAGCTTTCGCCTCACTAACTATGACGGTTCGTTAAACCGATATTTATATTTAATGTGCACAGTTTCTTAGTTGACTCACAAAATGTATACATATGTTAGAAAAAGTTACAAGTCACGCATAAAAAGAACGTGTTTGTAACGTTTTTTTGTTCAATTGAAGGCTTTTTCAGATAAATATATCAAAACTTCTATGCAATTGTGCAGTTCATGACAAGATAAATGTGTGAAAGAGTGTGCATCACAGCCAGCTAACGGAACAAATAATTAAATATTGAACACTCAATCACATCATGATAGACAGGATTATTGAAATCTTGAAAAGTTATTTCTTGAAATCTAAGAGCACCATGCCCTTGAGGGCCTCACTTTTGTCTGTTTTGTAACCGATGCTGTGCATTGCGCCTTCTATGAAGGTAGCAAGCAATTTTGTTGCTTCTCCAGTAAGCAGAGTTGAGATGCACCTGAATTTAACGATGTTTTGACATTGCCTAACTTCAACCTCACTCAAATCCCACCTTGTTGCTTCAAGAAATTGTTTAAGAGCCAGAATAGGATCTTTGAATTTTTCGTTTATGTATTTTCCGTGCCACTTTCCACTTTCATACCATTTTGTCTTTAACTGTTTTTCGTCAGTTCCGCAGGATTTGCTGTTCAGGTAAGTTAAAACGTCTGTAGGTACAAAAGCGCCACCCAAGTTCCGCTGGGCTTGCATGATGTCCAAAAATTCTGCTGCTTGGTTAGGGCTGTATCCTAAACTGTTCGCTTTTAGACCTAAGCTAAGAACTTCACTAACAAACAGGCTT
Protein-coding sequences here:
- a CDS encoding Lrp/AsnC family transcriptional regulator codes for the protein MGKLKVDQIDRNLIRALQKDARTNFADIARDCEVSTDTISKRFRKLEKAGIIKGTTVLLNPKSFGNECVGSFGVDVSYPHLKAVVETIQKIPEVVICTTSMGKHDIFCIAVLKNVGRLSQVKDLIKRHPAVRAVTTSIWVEEILLCPENFEFQKLES
- a CDS encoding Lrp/AsnC family transcriptional regulator, with protein sequence MDETDATIIKLLTADARTSFRKIARELGVSPDTVISRYQALREQGVIRGSTVVLDPKKIGYKGMAAFTIDTSPTNVIATESSASEDSSYILETLIKMPDIILATKTVGDHDMLAIAVIKDVEHLIETGGNIAKISGVKDLQVSFWVEKAELHPKYFII
- a CDS encoding acyltransferase family protein, with the translated sequence MKPIRTAATPSDNGVDSSGNKNSQNEDCENKKNELSFHADLIRAVGMFLVILLHSAVEPHPIVTVPDQAEVIRWWTVTIYDTLSQPGVPLFVLISGALLLQPYKKEPLKVFLKKRINRIALPFLFWSAVYFVYRFAVLNEILTVTSIIHGLQTGAFYHFWFIYMIFGIYLITPFLRLVIANASRSLLKYGLVLWFFATGIIPVIGLFDSNILGNRVFLHLEWVGYFVLGYYLLKTKIKPRYIYTALFGGIIYTLIATYLIQLTLGGAKSFFFAEPETANMIVISTAMFLLLRNVSATKFQNRFPKITKLVRLISQNTLPIYLMHIIVLETFQNGYLGIQISVNTLTPAWEIPVLAVIALFICLGIALGLKKIPILRKMIG
- a CDS encoding 50S ribosomal protein L14e, whose protein sequence is MPAIEVGKICVKVVGREAGKKCVIVDVVDKNFALITGPKEVTGIKRRRANVEHLQPTKDCVEIKRGATDDEITEALKTAGILSSML
- a CDS encoding Gfo/Idh/MocA family oxidoreductase — protein: MMNVGVVGCGFISGIHVNAWRDAGVNVVAACDLNEKLAKEFTKNWNIPSYYTSLPEMLKNEKLSAISVCVPPKFHADVAIEALKSNCHIVVEKPFTITTDDAERLLGALQKSSRKMTIIHSQLFEHSIFSAMNKVKAGEIGQVIGMDVSVLHSPDEIMAGDKNHWCHKLPGGRFGENLPHPVYLLQEFLGNLEIKSILTDKIGPNPWMPIDELRVTLEAEKNKFGTINISFNAAGHDRTVVHTDIYGTNGTIHADIYPVSSLLVSKPGRGVLHFDNVKHQAKIWGAYIKNIILKRTGPRNYSISHVRIIKAFVDSLSGKGEPLVTPEMGYENVKVVEEICKQIDAITQKENPKK